A section of the Salmo trutta chromosome 4, fSalTru1.1, whole genome shotgun sequence genome encodes:
- the LOC115191700 gene encoding uncharacterized protein LOC115191700, translated as MDVNPDSPYYINLLDSKTHPEDHREYVMFHGCSKEGAELIKREGFKPSRADISMLGAGVYVSRDIRKACKYPLDVPDSEKRVLKVRVDVGRVKVIDRQNHPMQKTWHTVHGFDTAWVPPNVGMVPSNQQENCVYEPKRIKVIEVMKVTEENLSQYDHLQSGVTPEDSHVYVMYHGTSKQAAVEIQRNGFTPSKVGILGAGVYLSRDIRKVIRYPLGSSDSDRMVLKVKVNVGRVKVINKKGHDNQYNWHTRGFDTAWVPPGVGMVPSNQEEDCVYDPKRIKVMAMLDVANLKKVNPWLNTMQWN; from the exons ATGGATGTTAACCCTGACTCCCCATACTACATCAACTTGCTTGACAGCAAGACTCATCCTGAAGATCACAGAGAATATGTGATGTTTCATGGCTGCTCAAAAGAGGGCGCAGAGTTGATTAAAAGGGAAGGTTTCAAACCATCAAGAGCAGATATCAGCATGCTTGGTGCTGGTGTTTATGTTAGTCGGGACATCCGAAAAGCCTGTAAATACCCTCTTGATGTTCCTGACTCTGAGAAAAGAGTACTAAAAGTCAGAGTGGATGTCGGCAGGGTTAAGGTCATAGACAGGCAGAACCACCCCATGCAGAAGACATGGCACACTGTGCATGGCTTTGACACtgcctgggttcctcctaatgttGGCATGGTGCCGAGCAACCAACAGGAGAACTGTGTCTATGAACCGAAGAGAATCAAAGTCATTGAGGTGATGAAGGTTACCGAAGAGAACTT ATCTCAGTATGATCATCTTCAGAGTGGAGTCACCCCTGAGGACAGCCACGTCTACGTGATGTATCATGGAACATCAAAACAGGCTGCAGTAGAAATACAGAGAAATGGCTTCACACCATCTAAAGTTGGCATTCTTGGTGCAGGTGTCTACCTCAGTCGAGACATCCGAAAAGTCATTAGATACCCCCTTGGTTCTTCTGACTCAGACAGGATGGTTCTGAAAGTGAAGGTGAATGTTGGCAGAGTTAAAGTCATCAACAAAAAAGGTCATGACAACCAATACAACTGGCACACTCGTGGCTTCGACACTGCCTGGGTTCCACCTGGTGTTGGCATGGTGCCGAGCAACCAAGAGGAAGACTGTGTCTATGACCCAAAGAGAATCAAAGTGATGGCAATGCTGGATGTCGCCAACTTAAAAAA GGTAAACCCATGGTTAAACACTATGCAGTGGAACTGA